From the genome of Solanum lycopersicum chromosome 12, SLM_r2.1:
GTATCTAATATTACACCAAACTTAAGAATTTATGGGATGAGTTCCGGGCCTTAGTTTCTATCTTCTTGTTGTAATTGTGAAAGGTCATGAGGTTTAATTTATTGATCATTTAAATAGGAAAAAACTCTATCAATTTCTTATAGGTTTGAATGAATCTTATATTCAGGCAAGAAGTCATATTCTTCTAATGAGTTATGTTCCTGGTATATATCAGTCATATGTTATGCTTGTTAGTAATACGCGTCAAAGGCCTGCTACTTCAGGTAGTACAAGTATGGGTATGAACTCTATAAGTTCAATTGGTGTTGATCCTTTGGCAATGTATacaaggatttgtggttcctaTACTGGACAAAGTAGTAACAAGTTCAAAAAGAACTTTGGTCTTGTTTGTGATTTCTCTCCATATGCAGATCACACTAAAGATCATATCTATAAATTGATTGGTAATCTTCTTGATTTCAAATAAGAGAAAAAGGTATGTAGTTAAAAAGGTAATGCTACTTATAATGTGGTGAGGGGTCGTTTGGTTATTATATAAGAGATAtcttatacatgtattaaaagTTGCATTAGCTTTAGTATGTTTTGGTAGAAGTTTTGTGTTACGTATAAAAGTCAACATAACTTATACCATGTTTGGTCGGTAAGAATTTTAAATGTTGTATAaaagttattcatgtattaatttttatggtGTTTGGTTACATTTTTTGTAGTCCTgcataattaatatcaacataacTTATGATGGAATCTATGTATAAAGTTATGCAGGGTAGAAGGTGGAATAAGTTATATGGATAAtagttatacatgtattaaaatgataaattacatatttactctattaatttattttttttaattggaaactTTAATGTTTTCCCAtatatgttttgttgtttttatttctttttatatatagaccattttcatttcttttttttaaaaaattaattggaaactttattgttttcctattttatatatatatatatatatagactatttttattttcttttatatactaacagattttatttatttatacaaatataaacattttttaatattaaaaacatgattatatattttttgtcgGTACATATGCTAATCaaatattagcattatatattattcaatatattccacattttatttgcatgtattattatttttaaataaaatatattaataatttacaacaagtttaatattcaatagttaATAATTCTTGTATTATAATCTCTACATAACTAAATAATACTTACATAACAATATTCGTGTAGTTAATACCCGCATAATTAAACTTAACATAACTAAATGCTACATAATCTAACTAATACATGCATAACTAAAACTAAAACCTGCATAACTGAACTCAACATAACTAATGCATAACTCTAACCAGTAACCAAACGGCCATGAGTAATCAAAGTTGTGCAAGAAAAGATTCATACAGTGCTGCATTGTATGGATCCGCATATAGTAGGTTTAACTGTGGTTTCAATACTACTGTATTAGCATCATCTTAGGGTAAGCAGGCAGTTGATCAGCTACTACCTAACATCAATGAGGAGGATGAAAGTGCTAGACAACTTCAAGGGCGTACCTTCACTAGAGATCAATATAATCAAATATTGCAGATGCTTAAATAGAACAAATGGTGAAgcataaattataaatacatgcgCTAAAAATCATATGGCGTCAAAAATTGATATGCTCACAAAGGAATCTGTGATAAGAACTAAGGATTCAAAATTAATGTATTTGCTAATGGTGAAGTGTCAAATGTCACTCATATAgagtcttattttatttatccaaGATGTGTTATCTCAATTGTGGTCAATATTTGAGAATTCAAGTACAATCTATTGTCAGTAAGCAAAGTGACACAAGATATAGGATGCTCAGTCACACCTTTTCATACTTTTTGTTTTTCGAGATCTTTGCACTAGCAACATGAAAGAGATTGGTAAAGAAAATGTTGAACAATATATTTCATGTGTGGTAAAAGATAATGTTACGAATTAACTACATACTCAGTTTGGAAAAAGGGTTTTCCATGGACCTTGTGGTGAACTAAATTTAACAAGTTCTTATATGAAAAAAGGTTATCATAAGTTTAACTATCCAAAAGAGCTTGTTGATGAAAcaactaaagaaaaaaattctttttattattcaaaatatatagtaaaatctctataaattaatataggtggGATCAcacaattttattgttttatagaGATATCATATAATCTATAAATTAATCTATCCATATATAGGGGAAGAAAAAAGTGTCAAACCACAATAAATaagcttttaaaatataaaaatttattattaattacatCTAATAgtattcaaataataaattactaatatgatttatttaaaaaaataaaaaataagaataattattaaTTCACTAAAAAGCAGTTTTTAGGATAAAGATCCGATCAAGTATAAATAGGTCAAGTAATGTTCAATAACCTTATAGATTCATGACATGTGTACTATATGATAATTTATGATTGCgattcatttaaattatatatactcatttgaatgataaaaataacaaagttgctaactatttttattttttaaaactatcgaATGAAACAATTAAGTGTATCTACAAAgccaatatttttaaaaaaaaattaagattgaaaaagaaaatttaatatatttgattgaaagTATTTGCATTATCAAATTGAGTCTTATCGCCAACTCTCGATCCGTATACACGTCaatctgaattttttttcttgaaaatattagctTGAGTACACTTACTTGCtttatttgatagttttttaaaaataaaaaattactgaCAGCTTTGTTGTTTGTATTATTaggatttaatttgatttattatttagatgaatatataattttaatgaatcTCAATCATAAATTATTGTACAGTACACATGACATGAATTTATAAGATCATTGAATATTATTTGACCTAATTATACTTGACCGAatctttatttcaatttttaccaCTTAAAAAAATAGGAGAGAGAATAGTGTTACATATCAACACcacataatttttagatatgttatataataaatacaacaatttaaattcttgatatattaaataaaaaataacaatttaaaaaaaaaaaaaaaacaggatAAACGGTTGAAGTGGTCTCCCTttgaataataagaaaataataaatgcaACAATTTAATTTCTAGAtatattagattaaaaaaaataacaatttataatacaaaatttaaaacaggatttagaattttaaaaacGGTTGAAGTGgtcttctattaaaaaaaattaaatacatttgTTCCTAAATGCAAACTAACTACGATTTTCATGTTTGAAATCACTACAACTTCTCACAcaattcactttatttttttttaaaaaaaatagaagagataAAATTATCACCATGACAAAGAAAAATCACTAAAATTATAATCCAAAAAAACAACagaatcaataaaattataataataaataataaatattttctttgtcatTATCCATATCCACATCCTACAAATTAGCAACAACAGAATTTAAATTGTTTAGCATTATCCTTAATTGTTGATAGTATATATGTTTTACCAAATGTTTTTCTTTCCTTCAAAATTTTCCTACACATTCTTTACAGCATATTCACATAAGAGCTTTCATGAGCAGTCACAAAACATTGTAATTACCTTCCCGAGAAATTGAGATATCCAATTCGTTCCATTAAATCAATAAAGGAATAGCCAAAGATTCAATTATGCTTTCGCAGTAAATGTCTATCAAATACTTCTTTCACGTAATTTCATCAcaactataaatatttatgcGTTTGAATTTAGTTTCTTCTCGAATATTAACACGGTCATTGAGActtgtttatgcattatatatatatatatatatatatatatatatatatatatatatatatatatatatatatatatattgttataaaactatacaataagaagaagaaactagagagaaaagaagagaagacttgttatttctcttgatgaatgAATTTACAATGAAGAGGAGCACTCAATTTATAAGAGAAATTTAACTTGGTCTCCAAATAGTATTCTTtaaccatatcctaaaaagAACTCTacatgatagacattcactataatacaaatactttataacactccccctgaATGTCTAATTCATAGATGATTTGCCTCGTCAGAAACCTTActaaaaaaactttaagaaaagaaaaaatctagTAAAGGAAAAAAGTACACATATCTATTAATACGCATCTAGGCtgtctcattaaaaaccttacaaggaaaacccagtgggacaaaacctcgtaaggaaaaaagagtacaacgcGTATTCACTCCCCCTAATGAGAACATCAATCCAGAGACTTGAATCTTCGCATTCCAAGCTTGTacaccatcttcttgaaagttgcagttGGTAAAGACTTGGTGAATAGATCAGCCACATTGTCACTTGAACGAATCTGTTGCACATTTATATCACCACTCTCTTGAAGTTCATGTGTATAGAAAAGCTTCGATGAAATGTATTTTGTTATATATCCTTTTATGAATCCTCCCTTTAAGTTGTGCTATTCATGCTgcattatcttcatataaaGTGGTGGGTACTTTATCACATTTCAAACCACATTTCTCTCGAATGAGATGTATCATAGACCTTAACCACACACATTctcgacttgcttcatgaataactattatttcagCATGATTAGATGAAGTGGCTTCGATGGACTTCTTTGTAGATCTCCAAGATATGGCAGTCCCcccacatataaacacatagccTGTTTGGGATCGAGCTTTGTGTGAATCAGATAAATATCCTACATCAGCATAACCAACAAGATTTGGGCTACAATTAACAGAATAAAATAAGCCCATATCAATTGTCCCTTTAAGATATCACAAAATGTGTTTGATCTCATTACAATGTCTTCTAGTAGGACCAGAACTATACCTTGCTAACAAGTTAACAGCAAAAGCTATATCAAGCCTTATAGTATTAGCAAGATACATTAGTGCACCACTTGCACTAAGATATGGTACTTCAGAATCAAAAATTTTTTCATCCTTTTCTTGAGGTCGGAATGGATACTTATTCACATCAAGTGAACAAACAACCATCGGAGTACTTAATGGATGCGCTTCATCCATAGATAatcttttcaacactttttcGGTGTAGGCagattgatgaacaaaaataccatttgtcaaatgctCAATTTACAAACCAAGACATAATTTTGTCCTTCCcagatctttcatctcaaattcattctttaaataatcAGTTGGCTTTTGAAGCTCTATTGGAGTTCCAATAAGatttatgtcatcaacataaatagcaagtacaacaaattccgatattgttttctttataaagaCACATGAACAAATTGCATCATTTGTATAACCTTCCTTAATTAAATACTCACTAAGACGGTTATACCACATGCGCCCAGAttgcttcaaaccatataatgatctttgcaatttaattgaatacattTCTCGAGATTTTGAATTACATGATTTAGGAATTGCAAATCCTTCaggaattttcatgtatatctcattatcaaGTGATCCATAAAGATAGGTTGTAACCACATCCATCAAATGCATTTCAAGTTGCTCATGGACTGTGAAACTAATGAGATAACACAATGTTATTGCATTCATAACGGGTGAGTATGTCACTTCATAGTCGACGCCAGGCCTTTGAGAAAATCATTGTGCCACAAGGCGTGCTTTAtacctttgtatttcatttttctcatttcttttccgcacaaaaatcaatttgtaacCAACAAGTTTAATATCATTAGGTGTTTGAACTATAGGTCCAAAAAATTCATGTTTGGCAAGTGAATTCAACTCTAATTGAATTGCTTCTtgtcattttggccaatcatttcaCTGTTGATATTCTATAACAGATTGAGGTTCATGATACTTATTATCTTGCATGATATTTGTTGCAACATTATATGCAAAGACATAATCAACCACTATTTCTGATCGACTCATATTAGTTTCAACATCTCTTAAATTTATTGATAGTTCATTATATCCTTGGGTTTCAAGTTCattaattctttcatgaatatcagacttatccaaattttgaacttccatacgagattctttcatagtgtcatcttgacatttaatgtttctttttctaggattttgATCCTTAGACCCCAATGGTCTACAACGCTTTAGGTGTGTTTTTTGACTCATTAGCTATGACACTAGTGGATGGTCCTTTCGGGACATCAATTCGAATTGGGACATTCTCTGCAGGAATATGTGATTTAGTAATCCTTTTCAAATCTGTAAATGTGTCTGGCATTTGATTTGCAATTTTCTGTAGATGAATAatcttttgtacttcttgttcgCAAGTAGAAGAATATGGATCAAGATGAGACAATGATAAATGTTTCCTCTCGTTTTATTTCACTATTCTCTCTCCCTAATTTTGAGAAAACTGTCTCATTAAACCGAAAATCTGCAAATCTAGCAGTAAACATGCTCCAGTCAATGGTTCAAGATAGCGAATAATGGAGGGTgactcaaacccaacatatattcCTAACCTTCGTTGAGGGCCCATCTTAGTGCGATTTGGTGGTGCCACAGGCACATGTACAACACTTCCAAAAATTCTTAGATGGATATATTAGGTTCTTGACCCATAACCAATTGCAATGGAGAAACCTTATGATAATTTGTCGGTCTGAGACGAATAAGTATTGCAGCATGCAAAATTGCATGTCCCCAAACAGATGTAGGCAACTTAGTTTCCATAAACAGTGGTCTTGCTATTAATTGCAAAAGTTTAATTAATGACTCAGCGAGATCATTctgagtatgaacatgagcaACGGAGTGTTCAACTCTTATCCCAATTTctaaacaataatcattaaatgattGGGATGAAAACTCTGCAGCATTATCAAGACAAATGGACTTAATTTGATTATCAGGATAGTGTGCCCTTAACCTTATTATTTGTGtcaataattttacaaaatgcCAATTTTTGAGATGAcaataggcacacatgagaccatctagAAGAAGCATATATTTGAACTATAAAGTATCTAAATGACCCACTAGGTGggtgaataggtccacaaatatccccATGTATACGTTCCAAGAACGCAAGGGACTCAATCTTAACTTTCATTGGTGATGCtctcacaattaacttgccttgataacaagcattacaagaaaattcaccatttaaaagaacttTAAGGTCTTTTAGTGGATGTCCATTCGAATTTTCTATAATTCGTCTCATCATTATTGACCCAGGATGTCCTAGACGATCAAGCCAAAGTACAAATATATTGAAATcagtaaacttcttatttactatTAAATGTGACTCAATTGCActaatttttgtccaatacaagCCAGAAGATAAAGCAGGGAACTTTTCTATAACACATGTCTACCCAGAGACATTATTGGTGATACCATaatattcaagatttatttcatcCATTGATTGGATGTGATAACCATTTTCACGAAAATCATTAAACTAAACTCAATAAGTTTCTCTTAGATTTTGGAGAAAATGtagcattattaatgatgagtttAGTTCCCTTGGGCAAAATTACAATGGCTCTTCCAAAACCCTCAATCATATTAGTACTACCAAAAATTGTAGTAACATTCATTTTACCCatacttaaatgagaaaaatatttcttattttttaatatcgTAGGTGTTATACCagaatcaatcaaacaaatatcttCATATTTCGATAATATGTTCTTATAATTATCCATATCTTCACATGAGATgacatacacaaaataaatatatattaaatattagtgttgtcaaaagggtacaatatattcaaaagaataaattaataattaaatattagaaattgagccttaatttattgttttctCTAAGTCAAAAATGAGTTGttgggaaaataaaataaaatcattatttaatcctAGTTAATAATAGACTGCATGTTTTAAAATTAGATCAAAttaaagacctaatataatacaaacacaTGATAAATCCTAGTTGATAtcagaatttatatttttaacattagaccaagttaaagacctaatataatacaaacacgTGATAAAATTTAGTATTTGACTAACTCTATCATAttagaatcatataaataaatcaaaaaaagtatattatttaattaagaattaaggAACATGCTAATGAACGActtaactaatttaaaatactaatactCATGCAAACAACtatcattacatgaaatttattaataaatactacaaaaaaaaatatcactcttCCATGTTCACAGAACACATCACCAATTAAGtgatctatttttccttcagGATGTGCAAAGAAATCTGCTACATCCAAGTGCGTgatatcaacttgattttcagagaTAAAATTTGCCTCAGGATTTTTCTCTTTCCTCTTTAGTGATTCTGTTTGGGAGTACTACAATCACGTGCATAATGATCTCTTCTACCACATCGAAAATAACCTTCCCTAGTTGCTTCACgtttctcattctttctttttttctttttatttgatgaatgattaATTCCAGGAATAGAATTACTTTCTTGAAGATAATCACGACCAAGACCACGTCCACGATCACGATTAGGACCGCGACCTTTTCCACGCCTAGCATGGTGGGCGTACGCCTCATTCACTTCAGGAAGTGGTTCAGATCAAGTAGGTCGATTctcataatttttcaataataaatcattgttTTTCTCGGCCacaagaagatgagaaattAGTTTAGAATACTTTTTGAAACCTCACTAGATATTGTTGCTGTAAGAGCACATTTGAGGCATGGAAAGTGGAGAACgtcttttccatcatatcaatcTCACTAACCGTTTCTTCACATAATTTCAATTGAGAAGTGATTCTGAACATGGCAGAATTATACTCATGTATAGACTTAAAGTGTTGTAGCCTTAGATGCATCCAATCATATCGTGTCTTTGGATGTATGACCATCTTCAAGTGTTCAAATccttttttttaggtttttccaCAAAACAAGTGGATCCTTAACTGTCAGATATTCGATTTTCAGAATCTCGTCAAGATGATGACGCAAAAATATCATTGCTCGTgcacaattttgatttgatgccttattttctttttttatggtGTCTCCAAGACCCATTGCATCAAGGTGGATTTCAGCATCCAACACCCATGAGAGGTAGCTCCTGCCCGAACTTTAAAGGGCAGTGAACTCTAGTTTTGTAAGATTGGCCATTAagattaaaaacaaaagaataagtaatacctttattaattcttcaaatctagccttcacttttgagaaattagagtctcgtgctgataacgtgttataaaactatagaatacgaagaagaaactagagagaaaagaagaaaagacttgttatttctcttgatgaaaGAATTTACAATGAAGACGAGCACTCAatttataggagaaatctaacttggtccccaagtaggactctttaaccatatcctaaaaaggactccacatgatagacattcactacaatacaaatactttataacacacacacacacacatatatatatatatatatatatatatatattgattaataataATGGCAAAATGTTAGTTTTTGTtggttctttttttaaaagtaataaataaataaaaatttaatgctTGTAAacttgtttgtttgtttttgaaGGATGGTTAGTCTATGAATTCTCtctatttaaattattgtttttgagatataattaaaaatattattacataTATTTAAAGTGTAACATTTGTTCGATAATAATGGtatcttataaaattatttctaaagtTATTACTGCACATATTTAAAGTTTAACATTTGTTCGATAATAATTAtatcttataaaattattatttcattttgttattgATGCAATTGATATTATGAAGCAAATCTTCAATACTAAAATAACTGTTCGCCAAAAGTTCATATACAACTATACAGGCCAACCAAAGACATATTTTAAttctatcttatttatgttatatatttataGTAAAGATCACATGCTTCTTATATCTTTAAGTTGATAATAGTTTGAATAAACTAATAagatattattttctaattttcaattatcatgatctatataaatattattatttctgtatcaaataaatatattcaatatgCATTCTAGAGATATATATCATAGTTTTgctaatttataaaaaaaaattaagtttttgaTAATTGTCTTATGCATATTATGAGATAATTAATTTCCTAAAGTAtacttatatttaatatttgattgtCTTTCATATCGGAAGAGAAGATgaggaatgaaaaatgtttagTTCTATAGAAAAATCTTTTAGCagtgatttttgtttttttgctaTAAGTCTATAtgagtatattattattttgtcatGAATTGTTTTAATCACTTTTGTATTGCTGGCttatttattcatcaaattttggctatttttaaaatttttaatataataaatatataatatttaatcttTTCGTAAGTGATTCATATGCAACAACTTTTTTACTTACTTTTTTTGCCTATGTTCTAGGTAAAATTTTATtgcaataaaaattatatgttatagTATTATATTTCTTATACATTCTTATCTATTTAATGTGTTATccgaaatataatttttgaaataattaaaagatataatttAGACTTCAAATAGCATgccacttttttttataataactaTTACGACCATTACTCcaatatgaaaacttcaaaaTTACACCCTAAAGAGCACCTCGGTTCCAACCACCTCTAAGAAGATGTTAAGGACTATCAAGGCCTCAAGAAAAACTATTCCGGGAAAAATATTAGTTATTACCACatgaatacaattttttcttttgatcttAATTCTTTAGTCTCTAGTTAGTCTTTTCAGCAGAGTCTGACACCTCGCAACACCCTTTGTTTCTTGGAGAGTGACTACTCTAGCCCTCACTTCTTTTTGTACCTGTATAATCACACAACTTGTACTC
Proteins encoded in this window:
- the LOC138340221 gene encoding secreted RxLR effector protein 161-like, whose product is MDEAHPLSTPMVVCSLDVNKYPFRPQEKDEKIFDSEVPYLSASGALMYLANTIRLDIAFAVNLLASPNLVGYADVGYLSDSHKARSQTGYVFICGGTAISWRSTKKSIEATSSNHAEIIVIHEASRECVWLRSMIHLIREKCGLKCDKIRSSDNVADLFTKSLPTATFKKMVYKLGMRRFKSLD